CGAACGCGCGGGCAAGGTGGCCGAGCGCTGCATCAACGTGAACGTGCTGGGAGTCATTCACTCGGTCGACGCCGTCATCGAGTCCATGGCAGGGCGCGGCAGCGGCCACATCGTGGCGGTCGCGTCGCTTGCCGGGTGGAAGGGCTTGCCGGGCGAGGGCGTCTACAGCGCCAGCAAGGCCGCCGTGATTACCTACATGGAGAGCATGCGGATCAGCCTCAAGAAAAAAGGCATCCGCGTGAGCACCGTGAATCCCGGGTTTGTCGACACGCCGCTGACCGAAAAAGTGAAGTCGCCCATGCCCTTCAAATGGGACGCCGAAAAGGCGGCCAGATTCATCGTCGACGGCATCGAAGCCGGCCGCTCGGAGATCAACTTCCCGCTACCCCTGGTCGGCGCGCTGAAATTCGCCCGGCTGCTCCCCAACTTCGCCTACGACGCGGTGATGAGCCGCTTCGGGGGATTCTGATTATCAACCGCAGATAAACGCGGATAAACGCAGATAGAGAAGCAAGCAAGTTAACAGGATGGACAGGATATTCAGGATTTCAGAGTCTGATCCTGCGAATCCTGTAAATCCTGTTTAATTCTCTCTTGCCTTGATCCGCGTTCATCTGCGGTCAATTCTCTTCGCTTCCGAAAGATCCGTGTTCAAGCGAGCCCATCTGTGGTTAGAATTCCCCGATCGGGGGAAATCATGAACCTGCTCGGCACGATCCACTACAGCGCGCTTTTTGCCGCCGCGTACCTCGTCTTCCTTGTGCTGCTGGCCGCCAATGTCTCGCGGCTACGCATCCAGCACAAGGTCTCGCTGGGCGAGGGTGGCAATCGCGACCTGCGCCACGCCATCCGCGCCCACGCCAACAGCGTCGAGCACGGCGCGCCCTTCATGGCGGCCCTGCTGGTAGCCGATCTCGTGAAAGTTTCCGACCCCTGGATTCTCTGGCTGGGCGTAGCCTTCGGCGCCGCGCG
The sequence above is drawn from the Chrysiogenia bacterium genome and encodes:
- a CDS encoding SDR family NAD(P)-dependent oxidoreductase, which gives rise to MSGKIAFITGASSGIGADIARELAGRGWRVGLLARRESELKELAAQIEAAGGQALALPGDVTRQEDLDAAAQKIAAHWGPVDLLVANAGVSASIKPTERAGKVAERCINVNVLGVIHSVDAVIESMAGRGSGHIVAVASLAGWKGLPGEGVYSASKAAVITYMESMRISLKKKGIRVSTVNPGFVDTPLTEKVKSPMPFKWDAEKAARFIVDGIEAGRSEINFPLPLVGALKFARLLPNFAYDAVMSRFGGF
- a CDS encoding MAPEG family protein; this translates as MNLLGTIHYSALFAAAYLVFLVLLAANVSRLRIQHKVSLGEGGNRDLRHAIRAHANSVEHGAPFMAALLVADLVKVSDPWILWLGVAFGAARVLHAAGMFDVGFNFRRVGAGLTLVVELALAEVIVGGV